In the Bacteroidota bacterium genome, CGAACAAATAGTAGGACTCGCTGCAGTTGCAGTTACTGTCGGAGATGGATTTACTGTTACAGTTACCTGCGCTGTTGATGTACATCCTGCAGCACTCGTTCCGGTAACGGTGTAAGTAGTAGTTGAAGCCGGTGTTACTGTTACTGTTGTTCCGCTAAGTGCACCCGGATTCCAGGTGTACGTTGATGCACCAGAACCTGTGAGCGTTGTTGAACTTCCGGAACAAATAGTAGGACTTGCTGCAGTTGCTGTAACTGTTGGTGTTGGATTTACTGTTATAGTTATTGTTGCAGTATTGGTACAGCCGGCTCCTAAAGTTCCGGTGACTGTATAAGTTGTAGTTGAGCCGGGAGTAACAATTACACTTGTACCCGATAAACTTCCCGGCATCCATGTATAGGTAGTTGCACCTGCTGCAGTAAGTGTTGTTGAAGTGCCGGAACAGATCGTAGAACTCGATGCGCTCACAGTTACGTTCGGAGCAGCAGCCACAGTTACAGTCACCGGAACTCTGAACCAACCCGGACATGTTCCAACCCAATACGTTGTTGTTGATCCTAAAACAGGAGTGGTATAAGTAGATCCGGTTCCAAGCGGCGCACCTCCAACAGAATTTGCATACCAGTCGATAACATATCCTGCAGGTGGAGTACCGGTAATTGTTGCTGTAAGAGTTGTTGAAGTTCCTGTACAAATAGTAATGTTTGAAACTGAAATATTAAAATTAGTTATAGATGCATTGTTGGTACCTGGACAACCTTTAGTTGCACCATTCGGTGTGAATTCTGTAAGTGAAGCTGAATTTGTAGTTCCGTTATTTCCTCCATTGGAATTTCTTGTTGGTGCACCGGATGAAACAGCAATGTATCCGCCGCCGCCGCCGCCGCCAGGGCCTTCCGCCTGTGCTGTAGAGCCAGGAAAATTGATGATCTGGTTTCCACCATTTCCGCCATTGGTATTTATGGTAAGCGTATTTGCTACACCGCCAACCGCGTTAAGAATTATTGTTCCTCCTGCTCCACCGCCACCCGCTCCATCAATTCCTGTAACAAATCCACTTCCGGTTGATGAATTGCCTCCTGCAAGTCCATTTGATTGTGCCGTTCCGCTTCCACTGATAGTTCCATAAACCATAAGATAACACAATCCACCGCCATCACTTCCATTTCCACCACCAGCATCATTCTGATCTCCTGCTCCACCTCCACCTCCAAGAAAAATTCTTCCACCGGTATAATCAAGTGGCCTTCCTCCTAAACCTGTTGCCTGGTGATTTCTACTATCGCCACCCCATGCAATATTTCCTGGCGGTGTGACCGTTGCATCCTGGTTTGAACTTGAAAAAGAATATCCTCCTCTTCCACCACCGGCAGAATTTACAGAAGTGCGAAGTGACATTGTATTAATTGGTGGTTCAAGATTCCATGCCGTGGTCCATCCTACTCCGCTGAGATCAGGAATTCCATTTCCGCTCCAGTAGGCAGTTCCACTTGTAGAATTCGGTGCATTGGCTCCTCCGCCTCCGCCCGCATTATGCGCACATGCTCCACCACCTCCATTCGCCGGCGCACCGCGACCATATCTTCCACCGAAAACTGTGTATTCAGATCCGTAACCTGCAACACCTTCTCCCTTTGCCGCCCCAAGCGTACTATCAGTAGTAGAACATGTATTTGATCCATTTGCAGCAGCATTATCACTTCCAAGATTTCCACCGCGAAAACCTTTTCCATCGAGATTTATTGATCCTCCTGCATTGATTGTAACATTTCCCTGCACTTCCACAGCGAGCACACCACCTATTGTTCCATTCCAGTCATCTGCGGTAAGTGTTCCGCCGGCATTAATAGTAAGAGTAGTATATCTCGGAACACGGATCACCATTGGCTTTCTTGCTGTTCCTCCATTCGGAATATATTGATTGGAAGTTCCGCAATCAATAACAATAGTGGTTGCATTAGGAACGGAAACTACCTGCCGCAATTCGTACAATCCGGTGGCATAATAATCCACTGCCGGATTCACAATTTTTCCCCACGTCGTATCTGCCCCTCCGGATAATTGTGAATTGTCTTTGATGATCGTACCCTGCACCTGGTAAAGCATAATGAGGTCACCGGGTTGCAGTGGCAATGCGAAACGTCCATTTGCATTGAGGGCGCTGTTCGCAACTGTAATGGAAGTGCTGCCAGCAGGAATGAGCGCTGTAATGGCAGTATATTCATTCACCACGGTATTAGCCGCGGCTACTGTTTTGGGCCCGTGTATTCCCTGCTGCGAAAAAAGTGCAACAGAAAAGAATGCCGATAATACAAGCAGGATTGATCGCGATCGCAACATTGGTTATTTTGTTTGGTGTGCCAGCAACGGGGAGACTGGTGTTGCTGGCTTGTGAGCGGACACTAAAATACTGTAATTCGTTCAAAAATCATAATGAAAATAGGGGCAATAAAAAAATCTTCTGTCGAATGCGATCAGTCTTTGAAGGGATTTCTCGGCGTCCATTCCGAGGGTTGGAGATAATCGATGAACGGACGGATGACCTGGTTGGAAAGTCCGTTGCGGTGGCGAATGTAACAGACAAGATCATGTGCTTTTGCGCCGACGGTGGTTTTCATTTCCGAGGCTGTTCTTCCTAAAAATAATTCGGGGGAATGTGAAGTGATGGATTCATTCACAAAATCATAAAGGATCCGTTGATAAAGATGAAGTTCGTGATTGAGTGAATAATCGATACCAATAAAATGTGCTTCAATATGATCGGGCGTGTGAAAGGAAGAACGGAACGCGATCCATTTCCCTTTAAACCGGTAACCATAAAAACTGAACTGCAATGGAAAATCTTTTTTCATCTGTGGAAAATAATTTTCGGTGAGCGCAGCAAGGCGGAATTTAGCACGCTCATGCAGGTTGAAATACAAGCGATGGAATTCAGTTTTATTTTTTTCGATTTCCGTCGCACTCAGTTCCACCACTTCTATCGCTGAAGAATCTTTCATCACATCTTTTGCACGCTTCCTGTATTTTTTCGAGAACGCATTCATGTAATCCCCGAACGAATTCCATTCCCGGTTTATATCGACGATCATTTCCGGCTCTACCAGGAAACGGTGATAGCGTTTGCTTACAAGATGATCTGAAATGATTTTTTCATCGCGCGAAAAATAATCCTTTACAAGAATGGAAGAGATCTTCGCCGGGTAACGGTCGTTCTTCGTGATGATCTTCACCGTTTCTGCCAGCGCGAAGTAAACTTTTTCTGCATCGGCGCCGCTTTTCATTGCCACGCCATATTCTCCGCTGATGAAATTATTTCCATTGATAAGAATGCGGAAACCTTTTTCTTCCTTCGTTCTTCTCAGCCATTCTCCCCAATGTTTGGTTATACGCGGCGCTTTTATTTCCCCGTTGAGCGGCTGCAGGATATGAGCGATCTCTTCCACATCAAGATGAATGACCTGGAAATAAAAAACAGCAATGGCCTTTTTATTTTCGCGGATCATCACATAATAAAATGAAAGACTGGCCGGAGCGGTTCGTTCAAACGTGGAAAGAAATCCGTACGACATGAAAAAATTATTCCCGCCAACAATCGAATTCCATTCTTCGGGATCAAGATCTTCCACAGAAGAAAACAACTGCGCTTCATTGTCATCCTTCAGGACGAAAGATCCTGCTGCGTTCCGCTTTATCGTAGCGCCGGAAATTTTCATAGGAATTTTCTGCAGAACGAGGTGCGACAAAACAGCGAGCCGGAATGCAGGACAGAGAAACATATACCGAGTAGTCGCCGCATCATTCCGATTATTTTAAAACAAATGTTATTTCGCGAGGATACCTATCATCTTCATCAGGTCGGCATCCGGTTCCTGCAGGTGTTTCACCGCTTCTGCGAATGGAGTGAAAACAATTTTCCGGTTCACGATCCCTGTCATTACATTATTTTTTCCGCGAAGCAGCGCTTCTACCGATGCATAGCCCATTCGGCTCGCGTTCACGCGGTCCATGCACGTGGGCGATCCCCCGCGCTGCACGTGCCCAAGTATGGTTACGCGCACATCCATCTGCGGGAATTCTTTTCTCACCACTTTTTCCATTTCGAAAGCGCCACCCGCTTCATCTCCTTCCGCAACAATGATGATCTTCGAACTTTTATCCTGCCTGCTTTTCCGCAAACGATCCATTACAAGTCCGGTATCATTTTTCGTTTCAGGAATAAGAATTCCTTCTGCACCCGCGCCGATCCCACTGTACAGGGCAATGAGTCCCGCATCGCGGCCCATCACTTCCACAATGAAAAGACGATTGTGAGATTCAGCGGTGTCACGAATTTTATCGACTGCTTCAATGACGGTGTTGATCGCCGTGTCGAAACCAATCGTGTAATCCGTTCCCAAAAGATCGTTATCAATTGTTCCCGGACAACCGACAAATGGAATTTTACAAATAGAAGATAATGCAAGTGCGCCCCGAAAAGTTCCATCGCCGCCAATGACCACCACACCTTCTATTCCGTGTTTCTCCAATTGAATTTTTGCAAGTTGCCTTCCCTCCCCGGTCATGAATCTTTTGCTTCTCGCCGTTTTCAAAATGGTTCCTCCGCGCTGAATGATGTTCGCAACCGAACGTGTATTCATCTGAATAAAATCTCCGTCTATCATTCCTTCGAAACCAAAACGGATCCCGAAAACATTCAGACCTTCCGCAACCGCTGTGCGCACCACCGCACGCGTGCACGCATTCATTCCGGGCGCATCACCGCCTGATGTGAGAACTGCTATTGTTTTCATTTAGGTACGAATTATGAATCGATTCGAATATACGAATAGGAAAGCGATAAAAAAGTTGCTGAAAAAAAAATTGAAAACACGGAAGCTGTAATTGGAAGAGGAAATATTTATTCCACCTTTTTCTCTGTGAATTCAACGAGTTTGGAAAATGTAACTCCAAGCGTTTTGGCAATTTGATTCAAGCGCGCAACACCCACACTGATCTTTCCTTTCTCAATTCTGTTGATGTTTGTACGATGCATTTCGCATTCAAAAGCCAATTGATCCTGTGAAATACCCTGCTCTTCCCTAAACTTGCGGATTTGTTTACCGAGATTTTTTAGAAATTTCTTGTCTGCTGGCTTCACAAACATGAAATTCAGTTTCTCTAATAAACAGATGTAGCATATTTGCTACTATAAAAATTTTAATATCTTAGCCGAAGAGTGAAATCATCAGAATGTCCCCCGTTCGGGTGATTTTGTCCATTTGAATAAAATGAAGACTCGGCAAAAGGGAAAAGACCCTTGACCGATTGCCGGGTTCTCTAAATAATTTATTAAGAGCGCATTTCATGAATACCGGGTCGCTGCAAGATTTAACGAATAATATTTCTACTCCACCTAATGGTGTAACCTTTTTATTTACGCTACGCAAAAAAACCTCGTTCATAATATAAAACTCAATGAATTAATTTCTGAATGCTCTCCAACTCTAAAAAAAACTCAAATGAAAAATAAATTTTTCCTTCTGTTAATTGCTGCTATTTTCCCGATAATCGGAAATGCGCAACCTGCCTCCTGTGTTTTAGGAATTTCAAATTCCGCATCCGCATGTCTCAACGCACCCGTGACATTCACGAATGGAACTGCACCAATCACGTGCTTTCCATGCTACATCTGGAATTTTCCCGGAGGCACTCCTTCCTCTTTCATTGGCACAAATCCTCCTCCGGTAACTTATAGCTCTCCCGGAACTTATACCGTTATTCTTTACGGCGCGAATGCCGGCTGCGTAATTACGGATTCTGCCAATGATGTTACTACATCAACTATAGTGATTGAAGATACGTTGCAACCGGTTTTATCGATAACACCAAATCCTGCCTGCCCCAATGTGACCCTCACATTTCTCAACAACACAGTTGGTGATAATAATGTGATTGGCGCGGGTATCACTTCCACAACCTGGGATTTTGGTGACAACACCACCATTAGTCACGCAGGATATCAACCGGCATTCTTTCATTCCTATTCTTCACCAGGAATTTATTTCGTCACCCTATGTGTTACAAATTCATGCGGTACTGAATGTGTAACTCAACAAGTGAAAATAGACAGCGCTTCAGCCCATTTTACGTGGGATGCGAATTGCCGCGTTCATTTTTATGCTGATACAACCTGCGCACAATCGATTACTTCTTATTCCTGGAATTTTGGCGACCCACAATCTGGCCCGAACAATACCTCTTCATCTGCAGATCCGTATCACACCTTCACGCTCAATAACCATACCTACATTGTTTCGCTTACAATTACAACCAGTTACAATACCACGACTACTTATTCTGCAACAGTAATTCAACCCGGCCCGCCTGATGCTACAATTTCCGGATTTCAAACCAACAATTGCGGAAGCGGTTTTATCACTTACAATTCTCCCTGCCAGAATGGAATTGTTTATACGTGGACAGCAACAGGAGGAACGCCTGTCTTGAGTACTGGCTGCACAACGAATATTGACTGGACAAATCCTGCAGGAGGAATGCTTGTGCTTTCCGCTTTTGATTCGCTCACTGATTGCACGGGACATGACACAATTATTATTCCTCCTTGTTGCGATACGGCATCTTCTTTCGCGTTGATTTCCATTACAAACCGTACCGCTTCTTCCGTTCTGGCCGATCCGGTATTTGCATCTTATTTAAATGGATCTGCTCTTACCAGTTCGGGAGAGATCATTGTAAATGGCGTTTTTACTATTGATGTTCCCTTCTCTTTTTTACTTTGCCCGCTAATTGAAATGGGGCCAAATGCCGTAATAAATATTTTGCCGGGACAAACATTGACAATTGATAACAGCCAAACCAACATCAAGTGCGGGTATATGTGGGATGGAATTTATATTAATGGAACACTGGCAACGCTAAACGTGGTGAACAATTCTGTTCTTGCACAGGCGCGAAATGCAGTTGTTTCTATTGGCGGAGGAAAATATTTCATTGAGAAAT is a window encoding:
- a CDS encoding GNAT family N-acetyltransferase, whose translation is MFLCPAFRLAVLSHLVLQKIPMKISGATIKRNAAGSFVLKDDNEAQLFSSVEDLDPEEWNSIVGGNNFFMSYGFLSTFERTAPASLSFYYVMIRENKKAIAVFYFQVIHLDVEEIAHILQPLNGEIKAPRITKHWGEWLRRTKEEKGFRILINGNNFISGEYGVAMKSGADAEKVYFALAETVKIITKNDRYPAKISSILVKDYFSRDEKIISDHLVSKRYHRFLVEPEMIVDINREWNSFGDYMNAFSKKYRKRAKDVMKDSSAIEVVELSATEIEKNKTEFHRLYFNLHERAKFRLAALTENYFPQMKKDFPLQFSFYGYRFKGKWIAFRSSFHTPDHIEAHFIGIDYSLNHELHLYQRILYDFVNESITSHSPELFLGRTASEMKTTVGAKAHDLVCYIRHRNGLSNQVIRPFIDYLQPSEWTPRNPFKD
- the pfkA gene encoding 6-phosphofructokinase, with product MKTIAVLTSGGDAPGMNACTRAVVRTAVAEGLNVFGIRFGFEGMIDGDFIQMNTRSVANIIQRGGTILKTARSKRFMTGEGRQLAKIQLEKHGIEGVVVIGGDGTFRGALALSSICKIPFVGCPGTIDNDLLGTDYTIGFDTAINTVIEAVDKIRDTAESHNRLFIVEVMGRDAGLIALYSGIGAGAEGILIPETKNDTGLVMDRLRKSRQDKSSKIIIVAEGDEAGGAFEMEKVVRKEFPQMDVRVTILGHVQRGGSPTCMDRVNASRMGYASVEALLRGKNNVMTGIVNRKIVFTPFAEAVKHLQEPDADLMKMIGILAK
- a CDS encoding helix-turn-helix transcriptional regulator, whose product is MKPADKKFLKNLGKQIRKFREEQGISQDQLAFECEMHRTNINRIEKGKISVGVARLNQIAKTLGVTFSKLVEFTEKKVE